The Salvelinus sp. IW2-2015 linkage group LG32, ASM291031v2, whole genome shotgun sequence genome includes the window gggcttacctccactgtacccgcaccccaccatacccctgtccgcacattatgccctgaaactattctaccacgcccagaaatctgctccttttattctctgtccccaacgcactagacgaccagtttttctagcctttagccgtaccctcatcctacttctcctctgttcctcgggtgatgtggaggctaacccaggccctgcgtgtcccctggcactctcatttgttgacttctgtaatcaaaaaagccttggtttcatgcatgttaacatcagaagcctcctccctaagtttgttttactcactgctttagcacactccgccaaccctgatgtccttgccgtgtctgaattctggcttaggaaggccaccaaaHattctgagatttccatacccgaCTACAAccttttccatcaagatagaactgccaaagggggaggagttgcaatctactgcagagatagcttgcaaagttctggcatactttccaggtctatgcccaaacagttcgagcttctaatttaaaaaatgaatctccagaaataagtctctcactgttgccgcctgttatagacctccctcagctcccagctgtgccctggacaccatatgtgtctatcttcagagttcgttctgttaggtgacctaaactgggatatgcttaacaaccccagcagtcctacaatctaagctagatgccctcaatctcacacaaattatcaaggaaaccaccaggtacaaaCCTAAATACGTAAAAattggcaccctcatagatattatcctgaccaaacttgccctccgctgttttcaatcaggatctcagcgatcactgcctcattgcRtgcatccgctatgggtccgcagtcaaacgaccacccctcatcactgtcaaacgctccctaaaacacttctgtgagcaggccctgcctaatcgacctggcccaggtatcctggaaggacattgacctcatcccgtcagtcgaggatgcctggttgttctttaaaagtaatttcctcaccatcttaaataagcatgccccttttgcttattggttcactccagacctgactgcccttgaccagcacaaaaacatcctgtggcggactgcaatagcattgaatagtccccgcgatatgcaactgttcagggaagtcaggaaccaatacacacagtcagtcaggaaagcaaaggctagctttttcaaacagaaatttgcatcctgtagctctaactccaaaaagttttgggacactgtaaagtccatggagaacaagagcacctcctcccagctgcccactgcactgaggctaggcgaTACGGTCARcaccgataaatccatgataatcgagaatttcaataagcatttctctacggctggccatgctttcctcctggctaccccaaccccgaccaacagctccgcaccccacGCAGTTACTTGCcagagcctccccagcttctccttcacccaaatccagatcgcagatgttctaaaagagctggaaaacctggacccgtacaaatcagctgggctagacaatctggaccctctctttcaaaaatgatccaccgccattgttgcaacccctattaccagtttgttcaacctctctttcgtttcgtccgagatccctaaagattggaaagctgccgcagtcatccccctcttcaaagggggagacaccctggacccaaactgttacagacctatatccatcctgccctgcctttctgaaGTCTTTGAAagtcaagttaataaacagatcactgaccatttcgaatcccaccataccttctccgctgtgcaatccggtttccgagctggtcacgggtgcacctcagccacgctcaaggtactaaatgatatcataaccgccatcgataaaagatagtactgtgcagccgtcttcatcgacctggccaagYctttcgactctgtcaatcaccgtattcttatcggcagactcaatagccttggtttctcaaatgWctgcctcgcctggttcaccaactacttcgcagacagagttcagtgtgtaaaatcggagggcctgttgtcaggacctctggcagtctctatgggggtaccacagggttcaattctcgggcttttctctgtatatatcaacaatgtctctcttgctgctggtgattccctgatccacctctacgcagacgacaccattctgtatacatctggcccttctttggacactgtgttaactaacctccaaacgagcttcaatgccatacaacactccttctgtggcctccaactgctcttaaatgctagcaaagccaaatgcatgcttttcaaccgttcactgcccgaacccgcccgcccaactagcatcactactctggacggttctgacctagaatacgtggacaactacaatacctaggtgtctggttagactgtaaactctccttccagactcatatcaaacatctccaatccaaaatcaatctagaatcggctttctatttcgcaacaaagcctccttcactcacgcctccaaacttaccctagtaaaactgactatcctaccgatcctcgacttcagcgatgtcatctacaaaatagcttccaacactctactcagcaaactggatgcagtctatcacagtgccatccgattTGTTACcaaaatcaccttataccacccaccactgcgacctgtatgctgtagtcggctggccctcgctacatattcgtcaccagacccactggctccaagtcatctataagtctatgctaggtaaagctccggcttatctcagctcactggtcacgataacaacacccacccgtagcacgcgctccagcaggtatatctcactggtcattcccaaagccaacacctactttggctgcctttacttccagttctctgctgcctgtgactggaacgaattgcaaaaatcgctgaagctggagacttacatttccctcactaactttaaacatcagctatctgagcagctgtacatagtccatctgtaaatagcccacccaatctacctacctcatccccatattgtttttatttacttttctgcgcttttgcacaccagtatcactactttacacaccatcatctgctcatctatcactccagttaatctgctaaattgtaattactttgctactatggcctatttactgccttacctcctcatgccatttgcacacactgtatatagacttctttttttctattgtgttattgactgtacgcttgtttattccatgtgtaactctggtgttgttgtttttgtcgcactgctttgctttatcttggccaggtcgcagttataaatgtaaacttgttctcaactagtttacctggttaaataaaggtgaaatatataatatatatattttaaacatccccacagcatgatgctaccaccaccatgcttcactgtaggatggtgccaggttttctccagacgtgacgcttggcattcaggccaaagagttccatcttggtttcatcagaccagagaatcttgtttctcatcgtcttattcctttaggtgccttttggcaaactccaagcgggctgtcatgtgccttttactgaggaatggcttctgtctggccactctaccataaaggcctgattggtggagtgctgcagagaagggtGTTCTTCTGGAAGSttctcccatctccacagaggaactctggagctctgtcagagtgaccattgtgtcttggtcacctctctgaccaaggctgttctcccccaattgcttacATACAGTGTGAATAATACGGGCCCTAAAATGGACTCTTGAGCAACACCTTTTGTAATCTCAAGGAATTGTGAGTTGAGACAGTCAGCAACTATACATTGAGATGTCCATAAAGTAACCCGGACAGCTTGCAGCAAGTTATTTTCCCTACAGAATAACCAGCTCTTTGTCTGTCTCAATGGTTKCAAACACAGGGTAAATCCTTCCAGAGTTATCAAAATTGACATTAAAAGTGTAAATGTGGCATCTTTCCTCTGCATCATAGAAGGATACCTGTCCCCCCTCTATGTCTAGGAACACCCCTAACCTAGAGGGTGGTGACTGGTTCAGTTTAACGACTGGTGCACTTAGAGCCATGAGCTCCCCAAGCTGCAGACGCAAGTTCCAGTAACCAGCTTCTGTGTTCAGATTTGCAAAGCCATTCCTTGGTGCTGACTCTCTAACCACACCTATCCTCCACTCTGCCTTGCCCCCGACTCTCACCTCCCAGTAATGTCTCCCAGATGTAAAGCCCTCCTTTGCAAGCACACACCACCAGCCATCATACTTGTGGGAACTAGGGCTGTATCCATCCCAGGGATCGAAAACATCCTCAATGATGGTGGCCATTTTCACTCTTTTCCTGTCAGCGGACAGTAGGAGATTTGGGTTGGCTGTTTTCTCATCCAGAGTGATCTCAACTGCAAAGATATTGAAATAACGAGGCTGTTAATCATACCAGAACAATGAAACAAGTCTTTCGGTTTTTATCTCATTTGAATAATATTTGCGTTGGCAATAAACCATACCAACCTGATGCTTTCAAAATCAAGGTCCaaactgtaatgaaacaggcaacACTTAGGATCACGTTAGCAAGGAAGAGCtacaaaacatttaatttgtcaTTTCTTTTAAGCAGAGGTGAACTGTGGGATTTGACGTACTTGAGTCAGGAACGCGATTCAGAGTCACTAKGGGAAAAACATMWAGAAAACCAAAACATATTAGATAAATGAARTGATTAGTACGATCTGTGTTGACTTatttaataacctaataaaaAGCWMGAGCTGGAGCACACCAAGAGAATATtattttgtgtggaggtgctgactaacagcgaataaactgtaagctataaaaaaaataataaagagagtCGCACGCTCTCTARatataaactcccagtaatttattgggtaaaacacccTGAAggaggtgtaacggatgtgaaatggctagctagttagcggtggtgcgagctAGKAGCCTTTCYGTCGGTRacgtcacttgctctgaaacctagaggCACAGTGATACCGAAACGTTGGTGTTTTACTGGGYGTCTATATATATTATGAGTGTGCAACTATTTATTTTCGTAGCAGAACACTCACCTCGACTTCTGGACTTTTGTCTATTTCTGAGCCAATGCTTTACAATGGAACCCTGTGAAAACAACAGCCATGTTATATTACAGTTCAGCCGTATTTAAATGTCACTTAAAGAGACATTCAATAAGTCTCTGTTGATGGCTGACCTGCTSCTGTTCCTGTATTATGCTCCAGATGAGGAAGTCCATGACAGGGAGCATGTTGGGAAGCTTCCCCCTCTTCCACTGTCTTTCCAGATCCTGCAGTACTGAACACACATCCTCACCCGGACACACTGAGTCCTGCAGAGACGCAGAGACATAGGGTGATATTGTAGGATAATCTCCTTGTAATATCTATCATTGTAATGTTACAGATTATTTTCTGTGGTTCTTTTTTAGTTTTAAGGTCTTCCTCTCGCCTGTTCCATATCCTTGAGTCTCCAGGCCCACTCAGACAGGGCTTTCGTGGCTTCCCTCAGTTTCTGTTCCCTGTCTGGTTTCTGTTGATCTGGAAGGTCGTCACTTCTCCTGTGTCTTGTGATTTTCCCTGCTGGTGTCTGGTAAACAGCAAAACAGGTGGTTTATTACAATCCTCTGTTTGCATTTCTCAACAGTAAatcatacagtgagctccaaaagtattgggacagtgacaatgtTGTTGTtaatttggctctgtactccagcactttggattttaaattatATAATGACTATGGAGGTTaaggtgcagactgtcagctttaatttgagggtattttcatccataacaggtgaaccgtttagatatttttgtacatagtcccccaattttaggggaccaaaagtatttggacgaattcacttatatgtgtattaaagtagtcaaaagtttagtatttggtcccatattcctagcacgcaatgattacatcaagcttgtaactctacacacttgttggatgcatttgcggtttgttttggttgtgtttcagattattttgtgcccaatagaaattaaatggtaaataatgtattgtgtcattttggagtcacttttattgcaaAAGTCATACGTTTCTAAACACATcttcattaatgtggatgctaccatgattacagatagtcctgKatgaatcgtgaataatgatgagtgagaaagttagacgcacaaatatcaWACCCCCCKAAAAATGCTAARCTCCCRtgttattgtaatggtgagaggttagcatgtcttgggagtctgatatttgtgcatctgtaactttctcaacGATCATTATTCACTATTCATTCAGGACCATATGTAATCATggcagtcattgtatcatttaaaatccaaagtgctagagtacagagccaaaacaataacaaatgtttcaccgtcccaatacttctggagctcactgtatgttacTTCATCCAGAGCTACTGGCTGTCAACACTGTATGTTACTTCATCCAGAGCTACTGGCTGTCAACACTGTATGTTACTTCAATTCCAGTTTTAGCTAAATGGCTGTCAACACTGTATGTTACTTCATCCAGAGCTACTGGCTGTCAACACTGTATGTTACTTCATCCAGAGCTACTGGCTGTCAACACTGTATGTTACTTCATCCAGAGCTACTGGCTGTCAACACTGTTATGTTATGTTAACTTCATCCAGAGCTACTGGCTGTCAACACTGTATGTTACTTCATCCAGAGCAACTGGCTGTCAACACTCTATGTTACTTCATCCAGAGCAACTGGCTGTCAACACTGTATGCACATGACATGTACTTATACTGCTTGTAGTGTTGTGTTTGAACCAGCGCCAGGTGAACCTCCAACATATGGGGGCGGTTTCCCGGACAGAGAATAAGCTTAGTCCTGGATCAACATCTCAAATTATTTTTAGTCTAGGACTAAGCTTAATATGAGTCCGTGGTAACTGTCCCATGGTGTATGTGTTATTTACCCGTTGTGTCTGCGATGAGTGTTTCAGTTCCTCAGCCCACTGCAGTATAAAGTCTTGACGCTCCTCTTGACAAGATCCATCCTCATTCACTCTGGTCAGAAGGGAGGTGTTGCTGATCTGTGAGGAACGGTGCACGACAACTGATTATGACTCGTGGCCATGTAAGAGAACATATGATCACATACCTTCTTTTCTCTATACAGACTGACGTACCTGAATTACCTTGCTCAGTTCAGCAGCAAGCTCTCTGATGATACATTTAGACTCATCAAAGGTGAAATCTTCTTTCTCCTTGTCCGTTCCCTAAGGAAAGAGGGACAACGAATTGAGTGCTGAAAGGATTCTGCTGCCGTCTACCCCACATCATTGTGATACTGCTGTGGCATGTCTACTTTGTCTAAGCAGTAGACATACTACGTATTTAATTCACCTTACCTTTATTTGTGCCAacaacttaagtactttacgctTGAGGCTTTTCTTCCCCTGTGCGAACTGTTGAATAGAACAAAGTGTGGACATTACGATGACTGTTGCTGGTTTGAGAGTGAAAGTGAAGTCAAAAGAACTTCAAAGAACATTCCATACTATAGACTACTGGCATTGAAAAGACGCGTTTGATCACAATACATTCCTGCCGAGAACAGATGTCATGGTTGATTATCTGTATCTTGCCTTGCCTATAACCTGTTTCACTTCTTAAGATTGCTTCGGAAAATAATCgttggcctgtggaatgctgtccaGATACTTGAAGGAATAATCTGAGTCCTAACTAATAGACAAAAAGAACATTCTGGATAGTGGAGCTCCTTCACAATATGTTAAGGTTCATTTAAACCCGTGTTGGGGTTCCTGTTTCGTCAGATGAGACATTCGTGACTGAAACATTGGTTTATTAAGTGAACCGTGTCAAGAAAGGTGCCTGTGATCAAAACTGAAACTGAAACTTCCTTACCCGTTTCTGGTAAGAGTTGTTTACCAGAAACTACACAGCACATAATGACAGGGTGAGAACAAAAGCATATCAAATCTTGGCTGTGGCACTACACCCTGAGCTGAGAAGGAATGCTCGTTCCACTGAGATACGCAGTGCATGCATTGGCAGTAAAAACTAAATGACAAGCCAATTTCCACAAAATAATTATATTCTCTAAACATTTGACTTTCTCACCTTGTGTAAGCACATTAATGGCTTGTTGAAAGATTGTGAAGAACAGGTTCTGGGATTGTTCTCTTTATTGCAAATTCTTCCAATGCTGCCACAACTGCCACCAACTCTCAGTATCGCTGCAACAATTAATAACAAAGAGCTGTGAGTCAGGTGTaggaaaaaaaaggtttttgtgATAAATATCTTCAAAAGATGCACTTTGCCCTCTTTGTTGATCtacttctaaatcaaatcaaatgtatttatatagcccttcttacatcagctgatatctcaaagtgctgtacagaaacccagcctaaaaccccaaacagcaagcatgcaggtgtagaagcacggtggctaggaaaaactccctagaaaggccaaaacctaggaagaaacctagagaggaaccaggctatgaggggtggccagtcctcttctggctgtgccgggtggagattataacagaacatggccaagatgttcaaatgttcataaatgaccagcatggtcaaataatagctTAAATAGCTACTATAATAACTATAATAACACTTCAGAAAATTGATATAACAGCTGTTAttgtttatgtaaatgtaaaaaatgtcaacTTACAATCTGTCTGTGAAGCCATCTTTTTCCTATAATAGTGCTTTAAAACCCAGTGAGAGTATAGAATGCAGAATAATTTTCAGGAGTCCTGTTGTTCACCGCCGTCCACAGAATTAAGAATTTGTTTGATGATGGTTTGTTTCCAGTTTCCGAATCTCCGCCCACTAGCACCCACTGGTTCATTTCAAACAATGTTATTTCTTTAAATGAATAAACAGAAAGTGAAATGGAACACAGTAGTGCAGCTTTATTCCAATTACTGTTACTACAGTATAAAACAACCTAAAAACTAGTACAATATTGTACAATTAAAGCATGGATTTGTCTCAGAAAGTTAGGTTCCTATGATAacccatataaatatatataacataCAGTGTCGGCATATAAAATGAGAAATCATGCCATCTAGAGGTCAGAATAAACTCATACACAGTGAAGAATAAAAAGTAGACAGGGTTTATAATTTCGACCTGTGGGGAGCAGCCCAGTCATTGTCATAAGGGGAAACAGTATCAAAACAAATGCCACGTTCAAGACAACTCGCAAACTCGTTGTAGAAAGATGAGCTCTGAGTTTCCCATCACaatcaaccaataggaagctcTACGCAAAAAAATGTACACAGATTTTAGCTCGGCGGTTCTGAGATTACAAGTTGCCTTGAACACACCAAGAGTACACGATAGTTGTGAAAACAATATGAAGCTAaaatagttgtcacgccctgaccatagtttgctttgtatgtttctatgttttgtttggtcagggtgtgatctgagtggggattctatgttgtatgtctagtttgtctatttctatgtgtttggcctgatatggttctcaatcagaggcaggtgttagtcgttgtctctgattgggaaccatatttaggtagcctgttttgtattgtgggttgtgggtgattgttcctgttactgtgtttctGTTCACGGTACGGGACTgtgtcgtcgtcgtcgtcgtcgtctgtttgttggtttattgtttttgttcttgttcAAGTATTCTAATTAAAACGattactcaccacgctgcatcttggtcctcctctctttcacccgacgAAGATCGTTACAATAGTTTAGGGAAAACCAGTTACAACAGTTTGTAAAACCCGCATACCATTTCAGTAACATGGCGGAGACTCGCGCTTGAGCTTTTTAATTTCGATGTTGGTCCACCAgttcaaacagctgtaaaaactatattttttgttattgaaaatatatttaaaagtgATTTATATTGTAAGATGATACCCTACACGATTCGGTACTTGTTTTCTTACATAAACGGAAATTGAgcgaacagtgtagaattttagcaaccatgaAATGGCAGCGATTTCTACATTGGCCGCTTGCCccaggtttccactagataacacagccacgaAGTAAAAACAGCTTTCCCATTTTGCCTGCCCGAAGGGAGAAATCAATAGGCGAATATCACAGCAAATCACAACTCTGGCAATGCAAGTAATAATGTGAAACACTGTCgttccactattactgcagatatattgttgacattttctgaaattccaATGCAAAAACGTCATCACATTTCAGTGGATTGTACTGAATAAAATATATCACTTTGGCACATGGGAAAGTGGTATATTTATAAAACTCTAAACTGATAACACTTATAATGCCCATATCTCATGTTTAGAAACTTTGTTTGTGCATTCATTGGAGTGGAGCACATCTTTCATTCCATCATTCATGCTAAATAACATTTTTCCGTGAGATactataaaaacatttaatttagtcACCAATATATCAGATAATGATATGTTCACCGGTTAGTAAGTGTAACATTTAATCCAATAGCAAGAAATacaagatatacagtggggagaacaagtatttgatacactgccgattttgcaggttttcctacttacaaagcatgtagaggtctgtaatttttatcataggtacacttcaactatgagagacggaatctaaaacaaaaatccagaaaatcacattgtatgatttttaagtaattaatttgcattttattgcatgacataagtatttgatacatcagaaaagcagaacttaatatttggtacagaaacctttgtttgcaattacagagatcatacgtttcctgtagttcttgactaggtttgcacacactgcagcagggattttggcccactcctccctacagatcttctccagatccttcaggtttcggggctgtcgctgggcaatacggactttcagctccctccaaagattttctattgggttcaggtctggagactggctaggccactccaggaccttgagatgcttcttacggagccactccttagttgccatggctgtgtgcttcgtgtcgttgtcatgctggaagacccagccacgacccatcttcaatgctcttactgagggaaggaggttgttggccaagatctcgcgatacatggccccatccatcctcccctcaatacggtgcagtcgtcctgtcccctttgcagaaaagcatccccaaagaatgatgtttccacctccatgcttcacggttgggatggtgttcttggggttgtactcatacttcttcttcctccaaacacggcgagtggagttagacctgtctcttatacacatctagatgtgtataagagacaggcagaaaagcatccccaaagaatgatgtttccacctccatgcttcacggttgggatggtgttcttggggttgtactcatacttcttcttcctccaaacacggcgagtggagttagaccaaaaagctctatttttgtctcatcagaccacatgaccttctcccattcctcctctggatcatccagatggtcattggcaaacttcagacgggcctggacatgcactggcttaagcagggggaccttgcgtgcgctgcaggattttaactctctcttatacacatctagatgtgtataagagacaggagtggagaacaggagggcttcttaaagaaaaactaacaggtctgtgagaaccggaattcttactggttggtaggtgatcaaatacttatgtcatgcaataaaatgcaaattaattatttaaaaatcatacaatgtgattttctggatttttgttttagattccgtctctcacagttgaagtgtacctatgataaaaatgacagacctctacatgctttgtaagtaggaaaacctgcaaaatcggcagtgtatcaaatacttgttctccccactgtacatataaagAGGAGACATGAGAGGTGCAGAATAAGTGGGAGGCCCCGGCCGCCGGTGAAATACCAATACCCTTATCATTTTTTCACTTACCCGGTGAGGCGGGGAGGCGAGCCCCGAGCTGGCTCTCGCTTCTGACTTCAAGCACCCGGCTCGCGTCGGGTGCGACCCGCTCCGGGGACAGTGGCAGGTGGGGAGTTTGACTGGGGCGGTACACCTGTCAAACGGTAACGCAGGTGTCCTAKGGCGAGCTCAGGGAGGACAGAAACCTCCCGTGGAGCAGAAGGGCAAAAGCTCGCTTGATCTTGATTTTCAGTATGAATACAGACCGTGAAAGCGGGGCCTCAAGATCCTTCTGACTTTTTGGTTTTTAACAAGAGGTGTCAGAAAAGTTACCACAGGGATAACTGGCTTGTGGCGGCCAAGCGTTCATAGCGACGCCGCTTTTTAATCCTTCGATGTCGGCTCTTCCTATCATTGTGAAGCAGAATTCACCAAGCGTTGGATTGTTCACCCACTAATAGGGAACGTGAGCTGGGTTTAGACCGTCGTGAGACAGGTTAGTGTTACCCTACTGATGATGTGTTGTTGCAATAGTAATCCTGCTCAGTACGAGAGGAACCGCAGGTTCAGACATTTGGTGTATGTGCTTGGCTGAGGAGCAAATGGTGCGAAGCTACCATCTGTGGGATTATGACTGGACGCCTCTAAGTCAGAATCCCCCCTAAACGTAATGATACCGTAGCGCCGTGGAGCTTCGGTTGGCCCGGGATAACCTGCCTCTTTTGGCAGGTGAGTAGAGCCGTTCATGACAGGGTCGGGGTGCGGCCGAATGAGTTGCCGCCCCTCTCCTGATGCGCACCGCATGTTTGTGAAGAACCTGGTGCTAAATCACTCGTAGACGACTTGATTCTGGGTCAGGGTTTCGTGCGTAGCAGAGCAGCTCACTCGCTGCGATCTATTGAAAGTCAGCCCTCGTGCACAGAGAAGGGCCAGGAGCCAGAGTACGAGAGGCCGGCggcccagagagagagtgggcaagCAGACTAGTGAAGGTGGAAACCCGGGTTGAAAGTTCCACCAGAACCTGGTAATCCAAGTGTGTGGACTTAGTCTCTGAGCGGAAAGCGGCTGGGTGACCAGGTGCACAAAGGCTGTTTCGGGTGACCAGGTGCACGAAGGCCGTTTCGGGTGACCAGGTGCACGAAGGCCGTTTCGGGTGACCAGGTGCACGAAGGCCGTTTCGGGTGACCAGCTACACGAAGGTCGTTTCGGGTGACCAGGTGCACGAAGGTCG containing:
- the LOC111956387 gene encoding E3 ubiquitin-protein ligase TRIM69 isoform X1 yields the protein MASQTDSILRVGGSCGSIGRICNKENNPRTCSSQSFNKPLMCLHKFAQGKKSLKRKVLKLLAQIKGTDKEKEDFTFDESKCIIRELAAELSKVIQISNTSLLTRVNEDGSCQEERQDFILQWAEELKHSSQTQRTPAGKITRHRRSDDLPDQQKPDREQKLREATKALSEWAWRLKDMEQDSVCPGEDVCSVLQDLERQWKRGKLPNMLPVMDFLIWSIIQEQZQGSIVKHWLRNRQKSRSRVTLNRVPDSIWTLILKASVEITLDEKTANPNLLLSADRKRVKMATIIEDVFDPWDGYSPSSHKYDGWWCVLAKEGFTSGRHYWEVRVGGKAEWRIGVVRESAPRNGFANLNTEAGYWNLRLQLGELMALSAPVVKLNQSPPSRLGVFLDIEGGQVSFYDAEERCHIYTFNVNFDNSGRIYPVFXTIETDKELVIL
- the LOC111956387 gene encoding E3 ubiquitin-protein ligase TRIM69 isoform X2 — its product is MASQTDSILRVGGSCGSIGRICNKENNPRTCSSQSFNKPLMCLHKFAQGKKSLKRKVLKLLAQIKGTDKEKEDFTFDESKCIIRELAAELSKISNTSLLTRVNEDGSCQEERQDFILQWAEELKHSSQTQRTPAGKITRHRRSDDLPDQQKPDREQKLREATKALSEWAWRLKDMEQDSVCPGEDVCSVLQDLERQWKRGKLPNMLPVMDFLIWSIIQEQZQGSIVKHWLRNRQKSRSRVTLNRVPDSIWTLILKASVEITLDEKTANPNLLLSADRKRVKMATIIEDVFDPWDGYSPSSHKYDGWWCVLAKEGFTSGRHYWEVRVGGKAEWRIGVVRESAPRNGFANLNTEAGYWNLRLQLGELMALSAPVVKLNQSPPSRLGVFLDIEGGQVSFYDAEERCHIYTFNVNFDNSGRIYPVFXTIETDKELVIL